Proteins from a genomic interval of Rosa chinensis cultivar Old Blush chromosome 2, RchiOBHm-V2, whole genome shotgun sequence:
- the LOC112186705 gene encoding exportin-T isoform X2, producing MADLEKAILIVFDQSGTVHSELKQKATEYCDKIKDEQAICSICIEKICFSNLYQVQFWCLQTLHEVVKVRYSSISPDERYLIRKSVFSIACFGAIDDNNVVRVLEGPAFIKNKLAQVLVTLIYFEYPLIWSSVFVDFLSQLSKGALVIDMFCRVLNALDDELINVDYPRTPEELSVATRVKDAMRQQCVAQIVRAWYDIVSMYRNSDEELCTSVLDAMRRFIAWIDIGLIVNDAFIPLLFDLVLVDGLSEQLRGAAAGCLTAVVSKRMEPQSKLPLLQSLQIHRVFALVAKDSDSELVSKVAALLTGYAVEALECFKSLNSEDAKGVSMELLNEVLPSVFYVMQNCELESTFSIVQFLLGYVATMKNLSPLRETQLLHVGQILEVIRTEIRYDPMYRDNLDTLDKIGKEEEDRMVEFRKDLFVLLRNIGRVAPDVCQIFIRNSLAASVASSSDWNVEEVEAALSLFYAFGESMNGEAMKSGSGLLGELVPMLLSTRFPCHSNRLVALVYLETVTRYMKFVQENTQYIHMVLAVFLDERGIHHPNVNVSRRASYLFMKAVRLLKLKLVPFIENILQSLQDRVAGFTSMDYTKDLSASEDGSHIFEAIGVLIGMEDVAPAKQSDYLSSLLTPLCQQVEALLINAKVLTPEEAPQKIANIQQIIVAINSLSKGFSERLVTTSRPAIGLMFKQTLDVLLQVLVVFPNIEPLRSKVTSFIHRMVETLGASVFPYLPKALEQLLVDSQPKELVGLLVLLNQLICKFNTLFSDILDEVFPAIAGRILNIITIDAFPSGPGSNTETLFSL from the exons ATGGCTGATCTTGAGAAAGCTATACTTATAGTTTTTGATCAATCGGGCACCGTTCATTCCGAGCTGAAACAGAAGGCGACGGAATACTGTGATAAAATTAAGGATGAACAAGCGATTTGTAGCATCTGCATTGAAAAGATATGTTTTTCGAATTTATATCAAGTCCAGTTTTGGTGTTTACAGACCCTGCACGAGGTTGTTAAGGTCCGGTACTCATCAATTAGTCCAGACGAGAGGTATTTGATCCGAAAATCGGTGTTTTCAATTGCATGTTTTGGTGCTATTGATGATAACAATGTTGTTAGGGTTTTAGAAGGTCCTGCATTTATAAAGAACAAACTTGCTCAGGTCCTGGTCACTTTGATTTATTTCGAGTACCCGTTAATTTGGTCATCTGTGTTTGTGGATTTCTTGTCACAATTGAGTAAAGGGGCATTGGTGATCGATATGTTCTGTCGGGTTTTGAATGCTTTGGATGATGAACTGATCAATGTGGATTACCCTCGGACACCTGAAGAACTATCAGTGGCAACCCGGGTTAAGGATGCAATGAGGCAGCAGTGTGTAGCTCAAATAGTTAGAGCTTGGTATGATATTGTGTCTATGTATAGGAACTCTGATGAAGAGCTGTGTACTAGTGTATTAGATGCAATGAGGAGGTTTATTGCTTGGATTGATATTGGTTTAATTGTAAATGATGCGTTCATCCCATTATTGTTTGatttggtgttggttgatgGGCTGTCTGAACAACTCCGAGGTGCTGCAGCTGGGTGTTTGACAGCAGTGGTATCCAAAAGGATGGAGCCGCAATCAAAACTACCACTATTGCAGAGTCTTCAAATCCACCGAGTGTTTGCACTAGTAGCCAAGGATAGCGACTCAGAGTTGGTTTCCAAAGTAGCTGCATTGCTTACTGGATATGCGGTTGAGGCTCTTGAATGCTTTAAAAGCTTGAATTCCGAGGATGCGAAGGGTGTTTCAATGGAGCTCTTGAATGAAGTTCTGCCCTCCGTATTCTATGTGATGCAGAATTGTGAGTTGGAATCTACATTTAGTATTGTGCAATTTCTTTTAGGTTATGTTGCCACAATGAAGAATCTTTCTCCATTGAGGGAAACACAGCTGCTTCATGTGGGTCAGATTTTGGAAGTAATTCGTACAGAGATCCGCTATGATCCTATGTACCGTGATAATCTTGATACATTGGATAAGAttggaaaggaagaagaagatagaatggttgagttcagaaaggatttgtttgtgctgTTGCGCAATATAGGTCGGGTAGCTCCAGATGTTTGTCAGATATTCATTAGAAACTCATTGGCTGCTTCTGTTGCGTCCTCGTCAGACTGGAATGTTGAAGAGGTGGAAGCTGCACTTTCTCTTTTCTATGCATTTGGTGAGTCAATGAATGGTGAGGCAATGAAAAGTGGCAGTGGCCTCTTAGGTGAATTGGTACCAATGCTTTTATCTACAAGGTTCCCTTGCCATTCAAATAGGCTAGTTGCACTTGTGTATCTGGAAACAGTTACAAGATATATGAAGTTTGTACAGGAGAATACCCAATACATTCACATGGTTTTGGCTGTCTTTCTTGATGAAAGAGGTATACACCATCCAAATGTCAATGTGAGTCGAAGAGCAAGTTATCTGTTTATGAAGGCTGTGAGATTGCTAAAATTGAAGCTTGTGCCTTTTATAGAGAATATTCTGCAG AGTCTGCAAGACAGAGTCGCAGGATTTACAAGTATGGATTATACAAAAGATCTCTCTGCATCTGAAGATGGTAGTCACATTTTTGAG GCAATTggtgtattaataggtatggaAGATGTGGCACCAGCAAAGCAGTCTGATTATCTCTCCTCACTTCTGACACCTCTCTGTCAACAG GTTGAAGCGTTGCTTATAAATGCCAAAGTATTGACTCCTGAAGAGGCACCACAAAAAATTGCTAATATTCAGCAGATAATTGTGGCGATTAATTCTCTCAGCAAG GGCTTCAGTGAGCGTCTTGTAACTACTAGTCGCCCTGCAATAGGTCTCATGTTCAAGCAG ACATTGGATGTTCTTCTGCAAGTACTTGTTGTGTTTCCTAATATAGAGCCTTTACGAAGTAAG GTAACGTCATTTATACACCGAATGGTGGAGACTTTAGGAGCATCCGTTTTCCCATACCTCCCAAAGGCACTGGAGCAATTGCTTGTGGATAGCCAG CCGAAGGAATTGGTTGGTCTGCTTGTATTGCTTAATCAACTGATATGCAAGTTCAACACATTATTTAGTGACATATTGGATGAAGTATTTCCTGCTATTGCTGGTAGGATATTGAACATTATTACAATAGATGCATTCCCTTCAGGACCTGGATCCAATACTGAG ACTCTGTTCTCCTTGTAG
- the LOC112186705 gene encoding exportin-T isoform X1, which produces MADLEKAILIVFDQSGTVHSELKQKATEYCDKIKDEQAICSICIEKICFSNLYQVQFWCLQTLHEVVKVRYSSISPDERYLIRKSVFSIACFGAIDDNNVVRVLEGPAFIKNKLAQVLVTLIYFEYPLIWSSVFVDFLSQLSKGALVIDMFCRVLNALDDELINVDYPRTPEELSVATRVKDAMRQQCVAQIVRAWYDIVSMYRNSDEELCTSVLDAMRRFIAWIDIGLIVNDAFIPLLFDLVLVDGLSEQLRGAAAGCLTAVVSKRMEPQSKLPLLQSLQIHRVFALVAKDSDSELVSKVAALLTGYAVEALECFKSLNSEDAKGVSMELLNEVLPSVFYVMQNCELESTFSIVQFLLGYVATMKNLSPLRETQLLHVGQILEVIRTEIRYDPMYRDNLDTLDKIGKEEEDRMVEFRKDLFVLLRNIGRVAPDVCQIFIRNSLAASVASSSDWNVEEVEAALSLFYAFGESMNGEAMKSGSGLLGELVPMLLSTRFPCHSNRLVALVYLETVTRYMKFVQENTQYIHMVLAVFLDERGIHHPNVNVSRRASYLFMKAVRLLKLKLVPFIENILQSLQDRVAGFTSMDYTKDLSASEDGSHIFEAIGVLIGMEDVAPAKQSDYLSSLLTPLCQQVEALLINAKVLTPEEAPQKIANIQQIIVAINSLSKGFSERLVTTSRPAIGLMFKQTLDVLLQVLVVFPNIEPLRSKVTSFIHRMVETLGASVFPYLPKALEQLLVDSQPKELVGLLVLLNQLICKFNTLFSDILDEVFPAIAGRILNIITIDAFPSGPGSNTEENRELQEVQRTLYTFLHVITTHDLSSVFLSPKSRSYLQPIMQLLLFTSCKHKDILVRKACVQIFIRLIKDWCAMPNGEEKVPGFQSFIIETFATNCCLYSLLDNSFEFRDANTLVLFGEIVLAQKVMYEKFGNDFLVHFVSKGFPAAHCPQDLAEKYCQQLQGSDIKALKSFYQSLIENLRLQQNGNLPVR; this is translated from the exons ATGGCTGATCTTGAGAAAGCTATACTTATAGTTTTTGATCAATCGGGCACCGTTCATTCCGAGCTGAAACAGAAGGCGACGGAATACTGTGATAAAATTAAGGATGAACAAGCGATTTGTAGCATCTGCATTGAAAAGATATGTTTTTCGAATTTATATCAAGTCCAGTTTTGGTGTTTACAGACCCTGCACGAGGTTGTTAAGGTCCGGTACTCATCAATTAGTCCAGACGAGAGGTATTTGATCCGAAAATCGGTGTTTTCAATTGCATGTTTTGGTGCTATTGATGATAACAATGTTGTTAGGGTTTTAGAAGGTCCTGCATTTATAAAGAACAAACTTGCTCAGGTCCTGGTCACTTTGATTTATTTCGAGTACCCGTTAATTTGGTCATCTGTGTTTGTGGATTTCTTGTCACAATTGAGTAAAGGGGCATTGGTGATCGATATGTTCTGTCGGGTTTTGAATGCTTTGGATGATGAACTGATCAATGTGGATTACCCTCGGACACCTGAAGAACTATCAGTGGCAACCCGGGTTAAGGATGCAATGAGGCAGCAGTGTGTAGCTCAAATAGTTAGAGCTTGGTATGATATTGTGTCTATGTATAGGAACTCTGATGAAGAGCTGTGTACTAGTGTATTAGATGCAATGAGGAGGTTTATTGCTTGGATTGATATTGGTTTAATTGTAAATGATGCGTTCATCCCATTATTGTTTGatttggtgttggttgatgGGCTGTCTGAACAACTCCGAGGTGCTGCAGCTGGGTGTTTGACAGCAGTGGTATCCAAAAGGATGGAGCCGCAATCAAAACTACCACTATTGCAGAGTCTTCAAATCCACCGAGTGTTTGCACTAGTAGCCAAGGATAGCGACTCAGAGTTGGTTTCCAAAGTAGCTGCATTGCTTACTGGATATGCGGTTGAGGCTCTTGAATGCTTTAAAAGCTTGAATTCCGAGGATGCGAAGGGTGTTTCAATGGAGCTCTTGAATGAAGTTCTGCCCTCCGTATTCTATGTGATGCAGAATTGTGAGTTGGAATCTACATTTAGTATTGTGCAATTTCTTTTAGGTTATGTTGCCACAATGAAGAATCTTTCTCCATTGAGGGAAACACAGCTGCTTCATGTGGGTCAGATTTTGGAAGTAATTCGTACAGAGATCCGCTATGATCCTATGTACCGTGATAATCTTGATACATTGGATAAGAttggaaaggaagaagaagatagaatggttgagttcagaaaggatttgtttgtgctgTTGCGCAATATAGGTCGGGTAGCTCCAGATGTTTGTCAGATATTCATTAGAAACTCATTGGCTGCTTCTGTTGCGTCCTCGTCAGACTGGAATGTTGAAGAGGTGGAAGCTGCACTTTCTCTTTTCTATGCATTTGGTGAGTCAATGAATGGTGAGGCAATGAAAAGTGGCAGTGGCCTCTTAGGTGAATTGGTACCAATGCTTTTATCTACAAGGTTCCCTTGCCATTCAAATAGGCTAGTTGCACTTGTGTATCTGGAAACAGTTACAAGATATATGAAGTTTGTACAGGAGAATACCCAATACATTCACATGGTTTTGGCTGTCTTTCTTGATGAAAGAGGTATACACCATCCAAATGTCAATGTGAGTCGAAGAGCAAGTTATCTGTTTATGAAGGCTGTGAGATTGCTAAAATTGAAGCTTGTGCCTTTTATAGAGAATATTCTGCAG AGTCTGCAAGACAGAGTCGCAGGATTTACAAGTATGGATTATACAAAAGATCTCTCTGCATCTGAAGATGGTAGTCACATTTTTGAG GCAATTggtgtattaataggtatggaAGATGTGGCACCAGCAAAGCAGTCTGATTATCTCTCCTCACTTCTGACACCTCTCTGTCAACAG GTTGAAGCGTTGCTTATAAATGCCAAAGTATTGACTCCTGAAGAGGCACCACAAAAAATTGCTAATATTCAGCAGATAATTGTGGCGATTAATTCTCTCAGCAAG GGCTTCAGTGAGCGTCTTGTAACTACTAGTCGCCCTGCAATAGGTCTCATGTTCAAGCAG ACATTGGATGTTCTTCTGCAAGTACTTGTTGTGTTTCCTAATATAGAGCCTTTACGAAGTAAG GTAACGTCATTTATACACCGAATGGTGGAGACTTTAGGAGCATCCGTTTTCCCATACCTCCCAAAGGCACTGGAGCAATTGCTTGTGGATAGCCAG CCGAAGGAATTGGTTGGTCTGCTTGTATTGCTTAATCAACTGATATGCAAGTTCAACACATTATTTAGTGACATATTGGATGAAGTATTTCCTGCTATTGCTGGTAGGATATTGAACATTATTACAATAGATGCATTCCCTTCAGGACCTGGATCCAATACTGAG GAAAATCGGGAACTGCAAGAAGTTCAGCGAACGTTATATACATTTCTTCATGTGATAACTACACATGATCTATCATCTGTTTTCCTATCCCCCAAAAGTAGGAGCTACTTGCAGCCAATTATGCAGTTGCTTTTGTTCACGTCTTGTAAACACAAGGACATTCTTGTAAGAAAG GCATGTGTACAGATATTCATTAGATTAATTAAAGATTGGTGTGCCATGCCTAATGGTGAAGAAAAG gTACCGGGTTTCCAGAGTTTTATAATAGAGACCTTTGCTACAAACTGTTGTTTGTACAGCCTGCTTGACAACTCCTTCGAGTTTCGTGACGCAAATACT CTTGTTTTGTTTGGAGAAATTGTACTGGCTCAGAAGGTCATGTATGAAAAGTTTGGCAATGATTTTCTAGTTCATTTTGTATCGAAAGGCTTTCCAGCAGCACATTGCCCCCAAGATCTGGCTGAGAAATATTGCCAGCAGTTGCAG